In one Diabrotica virgifera virgifera chromosome 5, PGI_DIABVI_V3a genomic region, the following are encoded:
- the LOC126884244 gene encoding facilitated trehalose transporter Tret1-like, translated as MENSNEVRDLLSSKEKYEQCIDELKCVQESKQKPDTLFLYFTAIIGTLPMVIIGSSITWTSPAILKLDSNDTTINPIGKPITTSEISMLLGAPTFVSLITCSILQMAADRMGRKLSLQILCLGTLLGLIGTAYSTNMTLIIIWTCLYVTFTGNTYMVLPIYITEICENHNRAKYGSLMSVCLSLGELYCYILGPKFDFKIFTLMVGLPLVPFLLFFPFAPESPVYLLSKGKDKECINVLKRLRNNKTAKELCSDLNDIQEEVNKANSDNQLKIVQMWTVKEARIGLILATLVICTQFLCGVPTVMSLMEPIFEGSGSSISSNTVAISVGIAKTISFTVSSMIVERFDRKIMLLVSSIGTGVSVGILGIYFYLTHLNSPLVSQLQLVPIVTVLVYVMSYSLGLGPLPIVITTELFRSDLRATAFIILLNTTGLIFIGFNSAFPFVAEILGIHWCMWIFGMFCILGAILNHVFLPETRGKSIAEIQSSLKNY; from the exons ATGGAAAACAGTAACGAAGTTAGGGATCTCCTAAGTAGCAAAGAAAAATATGAACAATGTATTGATGAACTAAAATGTGTGCAAGAGAGCAAACAAAAACCTGACACCTTGTTTCTTTATTTTACTGCAATTATTG gGACACTTCCTATGGTAATAATTGGATCATCAATAACATGGACCTCCCCGGCCATTTTGAAATTAGATTCCAACGATACAACAATCAATCCTATTGGAAAACCAATAACGACATCAGAAATATCTATGTTATTAGGAGCGCCTACGTTCGTATCCTTAATTACATGTAGCATCTTACAAATGGCAGCAGATCGAATGGGCAGAAAGCTGAGTCTGCAGATCTTGTGCTTAGGCACATTGTTGGGTTTAATCGGAACAGCTTACAGCACAAATATGACTTTGATTATAATTTGGACTTGTCTTTATGTAACTTTTACAGGCAATACATACATGGTGCTCCCCATATATATAACGGAAATTTGTGAAAATCACAACAGGGCTAAATACGGTAGCCTGATGTCGGTTTGCCTCAGTCTTGGTGAGCTGTATTGCTATATTCTTGGACcaaaatttgattttaaaatCTTTACACTTATGGTTGGACTCCCCCTAGTACCATTTCTTCTATTTTTTCCATTTGCACCAGAATCTCCAGTATACTTGTTATCAAAAGGAAAAGACAAAGAATGCATAAATGTATTGAAGCGATTGAGAAATAACAAAACCGCTAAGGAATTATGTAGCGATCTAAATGACATACAAGAagaagtgaataaagcaaactcAGATAATCAGctaaaaattgttcaaatgtggaCTGTAAAAGAAGCTAGAATTGGTTTAATTTTAGCAACCCTAGTCATTTGTACACAATTTCTGTGCGGGGTACCGACTGTAATGAGTCTTATGGAACCAATCTTTGAAGGATCGGGTTCAAGCATCTCCTCTAATACAGTGGCAATTAGTGTGGGAATTGCTAAAACGATTAGCTTCACTGTCAGTTCCATGATTGTAGAAAGATTTGACAGAAAGATAATGTTATTAGTTTCTTCAATCGGAACTGGAGTCTCAGTAGGAATATTAgggatatatttttatttgacaCATCTTAATTCTCCGTTAGTCTCCCAATTACAACTGGTCCCTATTGTGACAGTTTTAGTGTACGTAATGTCCTATTCTTTAGGTCTTGGACCACTTCCAATAGTTATAACAACTGAACTGTTTAGGTCCGACCTTAGAGCAACTGCCTTTATTATTCTCCTTAACACGACAGGACTAATATTCATCGGTTTTAATTCTGCGTTTCCCTTTGTAGCTGAGATCTTAGGGATTCATTGGTGCATGTGGATATTTGGTATGTTCTGTATTCTTGGCGCGATTCTTAATCATGTCTTTCTACCAGAAACGAGAGGAAAAAGTATAGCGGAAATTCAGTCATCGTTGAAAAATTATTAG